One Micromonospora eburnea genomic region harbors:
- a CDS encoding alpha/beta fold hydrolase: MPFVTVGTENSAPIDLYYEDHGSGQPVVLIHGFPFNGASWEKVSNPLLHAGYRTITYDRRGFGASAQPTMGYDYDTFASDLDVLMTELDLRNAILIGHSMGTGEVTRYLGTYGSSRVDRAVLLAPLAPFLLKTADNPEGVDKGLFDGFQQAIRADRFAYLTQFCQNFFNYDENKGKRVSDDAFRGHWEIGARASAKGTHDSVDAWQTDFRNDLPRIDVPVLIVQGDKDAVLPYPATGQRLAPMLPNAKLITLKGAPHGIPWTHADEVNQAIMEFIGVSRMARA; the protein is encoded by the coding sequence ATGCCCTTCGTCACCGTCGGCACGGAGAACTCCGCGCCCATCGACCTGTACTACGAGGACCACGGCTCGGGACAGCCGGTCGTGCTCATCCACGGTTTCCCGTTCAACGGCGCGAGCTGGGAGAAGGTGTCCAACCCGCTGTTGCACGCCGGATACCGGACGATCACGTACGACCGGCGCGGTTTCGGCGCCTCCGCCCAGCCGACCATGGGCTACGACTACGACACCTTCGCGTCCGACCTGGACGTGCTGATGACCGAGCTGGACCTGCGCAACGCGATCCTGATCGGGCACTCGATGGGCACCGGCGAGGTAACCCGCTACCTGGGCACGTACGGGTCGAGCCGGGTGGACCGGGCGGTGCTGCTGGCCCCACTGGCGCCCTTCCTGCTGAAGACGGCGGACAACCCGGAGGGCGTCGACAAGGGCCTCTTCGACGGCTTCCAGCAGGCGATCCGCGCCGACCGGTTCGCCTACCTGACCCAGTTCTGCCAGAACTTCTTCAACTACGACGAAAACAAGGGCAAGCGGGTCAGCGACGACGCGTTCCGGGGGCACTGGGAGATCGGCGCGCGGGCGTCGGCCAAGGGCACCCACGACAGCGTGGACGCCTGGCAGACGGACTTCCGGAACGATCTGCCCCGGATCGACGTACCGGTGCTGATCGTGCAGGGCGACAAGGACGCGGTGCTGCCCTACCCGGCGACCGGGCAGCGGTTGGCGCCGATGCTGCCCAACGCGAAGCTGATCACTTTGAAGGGCGCGCCGCACGGCATCCCGTGGACCCACGCCGACGAGGTCAACCAGGCGATCATGGAGTTCATCGGCGTGTCACGGATGGCACGCGCCTGA
- a CDS encoding TatD family hydrolase has product MLAAMTEQTETRKQRAARRAGEFPPVPEALPVPVLDSHTHLDITVSEYGVPPVGEPGPEANGGSSGGPAEDPVAAAVAVAAAVGVDRLVQVGVDVESSRWGADVAERHGAVLATVALHPNEAPRLADLDEALREIESLAARDRVRGIGETGMDFFRTGDEGRAAQEESFRVHIAIAKRYGKALVIHDRDAHADVLRVLDDEGAPDTVVLHCFSGDADFARECVRRGYLLSFAGTVTFGSAGALREAAAVTPVDQLLVETDAPYLTPMPYRGRPNASYLIPLTVRSLAETTGTDLDTLCAAISATGDRAFGPW; this is encoded by the coding sequence ATGCTGGCCGCGATGACCGAGCAGACCGAAACCCGCAAGCAGCGGGCCGCCCGCCGGGCCGGCGAGTTCCCACCCGTCCCCGAGGCGTTGCCCGTCCCCGTGCTGGACAGCCACACCCACCTCGACATCACCGTCAGCGAATACGGCGTGCCCCCGGTCGGCGAGCCGGGTCCGGAGGCGAACGGCGGATCGAGCGGTGGACCCGCCGAGGACCCGGTCGCCGCGGCGGTCGCGGTGGCCGCCGCCGTCGGCGTGGACCGGCTCGTCCAGGTCGGGGTGGACGTCGAGTCGTCCCGCTGGGGCGCCGACGTCGCCGAGCGCCACGGCGCGGTGCTGGCCACCGTGGCGCTGCACCCGAACGAGGCGCCCCGACTGGCCGACCTGGACGAGGCGCTGCGCGAGATCGAGTCCCTTGCCGCCCGCGACCGGGTACGCGGCATCGGCGAGACCGGGATGGACTTCTTCCGTACCGGGGACGAGGGGCGGGCCGCGCAGGAGGAGAGTTTCCGGGTGCACATCGCCATCGCCAAGCGGTACGGCAAGGCACTGGTGATCCACGATCGGGACGCGCACGCCGACGTGCTGCGCGTGCTCGACGACGAGGGCGCCCCCGACACGGTCGTGCTGCACTGCTTCTCCGGCGACGCCGACTTCGCCCGCGAGTGCGTACGCCGGGGCTACCTGCTCAGCTTCGCCGGCACGGTCACCTTCGGCAGCGCCGGGGCGCTCCGCGAGGCCGCCGCGGTGACCCCGGTCGACCAACTGCTGGTGGAGACCGACGCCCCGTACCTGACCCCGATGCCGTATCGGGGCCGGCCGAACGCGTCGTACCTGATCCCGCTGACCGTCCGGTCGCTGGCCGAGACCACCGGCACTGACCTCGACACCCTCTGCGCCGCGATCTCCGCCACCGGCGACCGCGCCTTCGGCCCGTGGTAA
- the rsmA gene encoding 16S rRNA (adenine(1518)-N(6)/adenine(1519)-N(6))-dimethyltransferase RsmA, with protein MTGLLGPAEIRELAARLGVTPTKKLGQNFVHDPNTVRRIVASAGLAPDDVALEVGPGLGSLTLALLPVAAHVHAVELDPTLAAALPATAARFAGPDAARLTVHPADALRVTAAELTDPAPTALVANLPYNVAVPVVLHLLAELPSLRHGLVMVQKEVADRLVAGPGSKVYGVPSVKLAWYARARAAGKVPPNVFWPVPNVDSGLVAFTRREPPRADVRREAVFAVVDAAFAQRRKTLRAALAGWAGGADRAAAALTAAGVDPGARGESLTVEQFAAIAASAPTVPTTAQ; from the coding sequence GTGACCGGACTCCTCGGCCCGGCGGAGATCCGGGAACTCGCCGCGCGCCTCGGCGTGACGCCGACCAAGAAGCTCGGCCAGAACTTCGTGCACGACCCGAACACGGTCCGTCGGATCGTCGCCAGCGCGGGGCTCGCCCCCGACGACGTGGCGCTGGAGGTCGGCCCCGGGCTCGGCTCGCTCACCCTGGCCCTGCTTCCGGTCGCCGCGCACGTGCACGCCGTGGAACTCGACCCGACGCTGGCCGCCGCGCTGCCGGCGACCGCCGCCCGGTTCGCCGGCCCGGACGCCGCCCGGCTCACCGTGCACCCCGCCGACGCGCTGCGGGTCACCGCCGCGGAGCTGACCGATCCGGCCCCGACCGCGCTGGTGGCGAACCTGCCGTACAACGTCGCCGTGCCGGTGGTGCTGCACCTGCTCGCCGAGCTGCCCAGCCTGCGGCACGGCCTGGTGATGGTGCAGAAGGAGGTCGCCGACCGGCTCGTCGCCGGTCCCGGCTCGAAGGTGTACGGCGTCCCCTCGGTCAAGCTCGCCTGGTACGCCCGGGCCCGGGCCGCCGGCAAGGTCCCGCCGAACGTGTTCTGGCCGGTGCCGAACGTCGACTCCGGGCTGGTCGCCTTCACCCGCCGGGAGCCGCCCCGCGCCGACGTACGCCGGGAGGCGGTCTTCGCGGTGGTGGACGCGGCGTTCGCGCAGCGCCGGAAGACGCTCCGGGCCGCCCTGGCCGGCTGGGCCGGCGGCGCCGACCGGGCCGCCGCCGCGCTCACCGCCGCCGGTGTCGACCCGGGCGCCCGCGGCGAGTCGCTGACCGTGGAGCAGTTCGCCGCCATCGCCGCGTCGGCCCCGACCGTGCCCACCACGGCCCAGTAG
- a CDS encoding 4-(cytidine 5'-diphospho)-2-C-methyl-D-erythritol kinase, with protein MTEAWRPGDEDEQRRGAGGPVKVRVPAKVNLHLGVGPLRRDGYHELNTVYHAISIYDELTARRGDTLTLTMAGEGTGELALDDSNLVIRAAHALAGYAGVRPHARLHLRKQIPLAGGLAGGSADAAATLVACDALWGTGLSREQLAAIAADLGSDVPFLIHGGTALGTGRGEAVSPVLARPTSWHWVVAVADGGLSTPAAYRELDRLRDAGTAGEPLGSTDALLAALRQRDPRVLATALGNDLQAAALAMRPSLADTLKAGEAAGALAGIVSGSGPTCVFLARDEADAGRIAAELEAAGVCREARVAHGPVAGARIV; from the coding sequence GTGACCGAGGCCTGGCGACCGGGCGACGAGGACGAGCAGCGGCGCGGGGCCGGCGGGCCGGTCAAGGTCCGGGTGCCCGCCAAGGTCAACCTGCACCTCGGGGTGGGGCCGCTGCGCCGGGACGGGTACCACGAGCTGAACACCGTCTATCACGCGATCTCCATCTACGACGAGCTGACCGCCCGCCGCGGCGACACCCTCACCCTCACGATGGCGGGCGAGGGCACCGGCGAGCTGGCCCTCGACGACTCCAACCTGGTGATCCGGGCCGCCCACGCCCTCGCCGGGTACGCCGGTGTCCGGCCACACGCCCGACTGCACCTGCGTAAGCAGATCCCCCTCGCCGGCGGGCTGGCCGGCGGCAGCGCCGACGCCGCCGCCACGCTGGTGGCCTGCGACGCGCTCTGGGGCACCGGACTGTCCCGGGAACAGTTGGCCGCCATCGCCGCCGACCTCGGCTCCGACGTGCCGTTCCTGATCCACGGCGGCACCGCGCTGGGCACCGGCCGGGGCGAGGCGGTCAGCCCGGTGCTCGCCCGCCCTACCTCGTGGCACTGGGTGGTGGCGGTCGCCGACGGCGGCCTCTCCACCCCGGCCGCGTACCGGGAACTGGACCGGCTCCGCGATGCCGGCACCGCCGGGGAGCCGCTGGGCAGCACCGACGCGCTGCTCGCCGCGCTGCGCCAGCGCGACCCGCGGGTCCTCGCCACCGCCCTCGGCAACGATCTCCAGGCCGCCGCGCTGGCCATGCGCCCGTCGCTGGCCGACACCCTCAAGGCGGGGGAGGCCGCCGGCGCGCTCGCCGGCATCGTCTCCGGCTCCGGCCCGACCTGCGTCTTCCTCGCCAGGGACGAGGCGGACGCCGGGCGGATCGCCGCCGAACTGGAGGCTGCCGGGGTGTGCCGGGAGGCCCGCGTCGCCCACGGCCCCGTCGCCGGTGCCCGCATCGTCTGA
- a CDS encoding ABC-F family ATP-binding cassette domain-containing protein produces MANIVNLDRVSKGYGAAGPLLTDVSLGLDDADRVGVVGLNGAGKSTLLRLLTRTEEPDDGRVTHRRDLRVSWLPQTLNLAPDATVRDVVLGTAWLGESMGAEHEWAGDAGVRAILDGLGMPHLGLDAPVGPMSGGERRRVALAALLVRDADLLILDEPTNHLDVGGVDWLARHLVTRKGALVVVTHDRWFLDAVCTTTWEVADQTVRAYEGGFAAWILARAERQRVAAATEARRQNLLRKEIAWLRRGAPARTSKPKFRIDAANALIADVPPPRDTMSLQRLATARLGKQVYDLDQVTLHAGPKEILHDVTWQVGPGDRVAILGRNGAGKTTLLRMLAGVTRPDGGRLTTGQTVRPAFLSQELAELPGHLRVLEAVEEVARRVQFGDREISAAQLAEIFGFDDRRLWTPVSDLSGGERRRLQMLRLLAGEPNVLLFDEPTNDLDTDTLAALEDLLDSWPGTIVVASHDRYLIERVADVAYGMFGDGRLVHLPGGVDEYLARAAAGGGPAPADLTPAATVPVREGMSAAEVRTAKKELGKLERQIAKLEQKEADLLEQLATHATDYARVAELDAQLKELRAERERTEEAWLALAEELPAG; encoded by the coding sequence GTGGCCAACATCGTCAACCTGGACCGGGTGTCCAAGGGGTACGGCGCCGCCGGGCCGCTGCTCACCGACGTCTCGCTCGGCCTCGACGACGCCGACCGGGTCGGCGTCGTCGGCCTCAACGGCGCCGGGAAGTCCACCCTGCTGCGGCTGCTCACCCGGACCGAGGAACCCGACGACGGCCGGGTCACCCACCGTCGCGACCTGCGGGTGTCCTGGCTGCCACAGACCCTGAACCTCGCCCCCGACGCCACCGTCCGCGACGTCGTCCTCGGCACCGCCTGGCTCGGCGAGAGCATGGGCGCCGAGCACGAGTGGGCCGGCGACGCCGGCGTCCGGGCCATCCTCGACGGCCTCGGCATGCCGCACCTCGGCCTCGACGCGCCCGTCGGCCCGATGTCCGGTGGCGAGCGCCGCCGGGTCGCCCTCGCCGCGCTGCTCGTCCGCGACGCCGACCTGCTCATCCTCGACGAGCCCACCAACCACCTCGACGTCGGCGGCGTCGACTGGCTGGCGAGGCACCTGGTCACCCGCAAGGGCGCGCTCGTCGTGGTCACCCACGACCGGTGGTTTCTCGACGCCGTCTGCACCACCACCTGGGAGGTCGCCGACCAGACCGTGCGGGCGTACGAGGGCGGCTTCGCCGCCTGGATCCTCGCCCGGGCCGAGCGGCAACGGGTCGCCGCCGCCACCGAGGCCCGCCGGCAGAACCTGCTCCGCAAGGAGATCGCCTGGTTGCGCCGGGGCGCACCGGCCCGTACCTCCAAGCCGAAGTTCCGCATCGACGCGGCCAACGCGCTCATCGCCGACGTCCCGCCACCGCGCGACACCATGTCGCTGCAACGGCTCGCCACCGCCCGGCTCGGCAAGCAGGTGTACGACTTGGACCAGGTCACCCTGCACGCCGGGCCGAAGGAGATCCTGCACGACGTCACCTGGCAGGTCGGCCCCGGCGACCGGGTCGCCATCCTGGGCCGCAACGGCGCCGGCAAGACCACGCTCCTGCGGATGCTGGCCGGCGTCACCCGCCCCGACGGCGGGCGCCTCACCACCGGGCAGACCGTCAGGCCCGCCTTCCTCTCCCAGGAACTCGCCGAGCTCCCCGGCCACCTGCGCGTCCTGGAGGCCGTCGAGGAGGTGGCCCGGCGCGTCCAGTTCGGTGACCGGGAGATCAGCGCCGCCCAGCTCGCCGAGATCTTCGGCTTCGACGACCGGAGGCTCTGGACCCCGGTCAGCGACCTGTCCGGCGGCGAACGCCGCCGGCTGCAGATGCTCCGGCTGCTCGCCGGCGAGCCCAACGTGCTCCTCTTCGACGAGCCCACCAACGACCTGGACACCGACACCCTCGCCGCGCTGGAGGACCTGCTCGACTCCTGGCCCGGCACCATCGTCGTGGCCAGCCACGACCGCTATCTGATCGAGCGGGTCGCCGACGTGGCGTACGGGATGTTCGGCGACGGGCGGCTGGTGCACCTGCCCGGCGGGGTCGACGAGTACCTGGCCCGGGCCGCCGCGGGCGGGGGTCCGGCGCCCGCCGATCTCACCCCGGCCGCCACCGTCCCGGTCCGCGAGGGCATGTCCGCCGCCGAGGTACGCACCGCGAAGAAGGAACTGGGCAAGCTGGAACGGCAGATCGCCAAGCTGGAGCAGAAGGAGGCCGACCTGCTCGAACAGCTCGCCACGCACGCCACCGACTACGCCAGGGTCGCCGAGCTGGACGCCCAACTGAAGGAGCTGCGGGCCGAACGGGAACGCACCGAGGAGGCCTGGCTCGCCCTCGCCGAGGAACTGCCGGCCGGCTGA
- a CDS encoding DUF4383 domain-containing protein has translation MAHTPVNHPARPIYRAIGGLVGLYFVLFGVLGLIASAGNDVFAQDDTKALGQGTNLGFSLLSILLGAVILFGIVIGRNLDAAINQWLAYVLFVLGLGQLAFLRTDANIFNFSIITVIVVLTLGMVLLMAGMYGKVGTDEEQEAWQKARLVL, from the coding sequence ATGGCCCACACCCCCGTCAACCACCCCGCGCGGCCGATCTACCGGGCGATCGGCGGGCTCGTTGGTCTGTACTTCGTGCTCTTCGGCGTGCTCGGCCTCATCGCGAGCGCCGGCAACGACGTGTTCGCCCAGGACGACACCAAGGCCCTCGGCCAGGGCACCAACCTCGGCTTCTCGCTGCTCTCGATCCTGCTCGGCGCCGTGATCCTGTTCGGCATCGTGATCGGCCGCAACCTCGACGCCGCCATCAACCAGTGGCTCGCGTACGTGCTGTTCGTCCTCGGCCTGGGCCAGCTGGCGTTCCTGCGGACCGACGCCAACATCTTCAACTTCTCGATCATTACGGTGATCGTGGTGCTGACCCTCGGCATGGTGCTCCTCATGGCCGGCATGTACGGCAAGGTCGGCACCGACGAGGAGCAGGAGGCCTGGCAGAAGGCCCGGCTCGTGCTCTGA
- a CDS encoding DUF4383 domain-containing protein yields the protein MAHFPVNHPARPLYRVLAGLIGLYILAFGVYGVVLTWDKGLFGRGSDWALGLRTNLAFSLVSVIFGAFLLVGASRRGNLGHYMNLTAGVVFLFTGLLMMALLQTPGNFLNFSMSTVIVSLLFGLVLLATGLYDKVGPPEHATAEHERRRHPVAERHR from the coding sequence ATGGCGCACTTCCCGGTGAACCACCCCGCCCGGCCGCTCTACCGGGTCCTCGCCGGACTCATCGGGCTCTACATCCTGGCGTTCGGGGTCTACGGGGTCGTTCTCACCTGGGACAAGGGCCTGTTCGGCCGGGGCAGCGACTGGGCACTCGGACTCCGCACCAACCTGGCCTTCTCCCTGGTCTCCGTGATCTTCGGAGCGTTCCTGCTGGTCGGGGCGTCCCGGCGCGGCAACCTCGGCCACTACATGAACCTGACCGCCGGGGTGGTCTTCCTGTTCACCGGCCTGCTCATGATGGCCCTGCTCCAGACCCCGGGGAACTTCCTCAACTTCTCGATGTCCACCGTCATCGTGTCGCTGCTGTTCGGGCTGGTCCTGCTGGCCACCGGCCTCTACGACAAGGTCGGTCCCCCCGAGCACGCCACGGCGGAACACGAGCGCCGTCGCCACCCGGTCGCCGAGCGCCACCGCTGA
- a CDS encoding TetR/AcrR family transcriptional regulator: MTEDSGDGTGRARRRAVPATKSSSRVRMSAAQRREQLISIARQIFAERGFDATSIEEVAARAKVSKPVVYEHFGGKEGLYAVVVDREVRSLLERITSALTAGHPRELLEQAALTLLTYIEEETSGFRVLVRESPLMSATGNFSSVLNDVAHQVEHILGAEFSSRGYDPKLAELYSQALVGMVALTGRWWLEVRKPRKETVAAHLVNLAWNGLSHLEPQPGLITSRKPG, encoded by the coding sequence ATGACCGAGGATTCGGGCGACGGCACCGGCAGGGCCCGGCGGCGAGCGGTCCCGGCGACGAAGTCCTCCTCCCGGGTACGGATGTCCGCGGCGCAGCGCCGCGAGCAGTTGATCTCGATTGCCCGGCAGATCTTCGCCGAGCGCGGGTTCGACGCCACCTCGATCGAGGAGGTGGCCGCCCGGGCCAAGGTCTCCAAGCCGGTGGTATACGAGCACTTCGGCGGCAAGGAGGGCCTGTACGCGGTGGTGGTGGACCGCGAGGTCCGGTCGCTGCTGGAGCGGATCACCAGCGCGCTCACCGCGGGGCATCCACGGGAGTTGCTGGAGCAGGCGGCGCTGACACTGCTGACGTACATCGAGGAGGAGACCAGCGGGTTCCGGGTGCTGGTCCGGGAGTCGCCGCTGATGTCGGCCACGGGCAACTTCAGCAGTGTGCTGAACGATGTGGCGCACCAGGTGGAGCACATCCTGGGCGCGGAGTTCTCCAGCCGGGGATACGACCCGAAGCTGGCCGAGCTGTACTCGCAGGCGCTGGTGGGCATGGTGGCGTTGACCGGGCGCTGGTGGCTGGAGGTACGCAAGCCGCGGAAGGAGACGGTCGCGGCGCACCTGGTGAACCTGGCCTGGAACGGCCTGTCGCATCTGGAGCCGCAGCCGGGCCTGATCACGTCCCGCAAGCCGGGCTGA
- a CDS encoding acyl-CoA desaturase, translating into MATALTDPNTGPKPLTQGHQSRGILIALWGFVAIPFLALLAAVPVAWGGWLAWSDVLVAAFWYVLSGLGVTVGYHRYFTHGSFKAKPWLRSALAVAGSFAVQGEVIQWVADHRRHHAFSDLEGDPHSPWRFGESVRGLTRGMFHAHVGWLFNRELSNRERFAPDLLADPATRRVDRLFPLLVLVSLLGPTAMGGLLTGSWQGALTAFFWGGLVRIALLHHVTWAINSVCHVYGERPFVVRQGDRAANFWPLALLSFGESWHNLHHAEPTSARHGVLRGQLDPSARVIWLLERTGAVWAVRWPRPERINAKLVGPERTQVRATELEGVTGRPAEPEL; encoded by the coding sequence ATGGCGACTGCCCTGACCGACCCGAACACCGGACCCAAGCCGCTGACCCAGGGCCACCAGTCCCGGGGCATCCTGATCGCCCTCTGGGGCTTCGTGGCCATCCCGTTCCTCGCCCTGCTCGCCGCCGTCCCCGTGGCCTGGGGCGGCTGGCTGGCCTGGAGCGACGTCCTCGTGGCCGCCTTCTGGTACGTACTCTCCGGCCTCGGTGTCACCGTCGGCTACCACCGGTACTTCACCCACGGCTCGTTCAAGGCGAAGCCCTGGCTGCGGTCGGCGCTCGCGGTGGCCGGTTCGTTCGCCGTGCAGGGCGAGGTCATCCAGTGGGTGGCGGACCACCGTCGGCACCACGCCTTCTCCGACCTGGAGGGCGATCCGCACTCGCCGTGGCGGTTCGGGGAGAGCGTCCGCGGGCTGACCCGCGGGATGTTCCACGCGCACGTCGGCTGGCTGTTCAACCGGGAGCTGTCCAACCGGGAGCGGTTCGCCCCGGACCTGCTCGCCGATCCGGCCACGCGTCGGGTCGACCGGCTCTTCCCGCTGCTGGTGCTGGTCTCGTTGCTCGGGCCGACGGCGATGGGCGGGCTGCTCACCGGGTCGTGGCAGGGCGCGCTGACCGCGTTCTTCTGGGGCGGGCTGGTCCGGATCGCGCTGCTGCATCACGTCACCTGGGCAATCAACTCGGTCTGCCACGTCTACGGGGAGCGGCCCTTCGTGGTACGCCAGGGCGACCGCGCCGCGAACTTCTGGCCGCTGGCGCTGCTGTCGTTCGGGGAGAGCTGGCACAACCTGCACCACGCCGAGCCGACCAGCGCGCGGCACGGGGTGCTGCGGGGTCAGCTCGACCCGTCGGCGCGGGTGATCTGGCTGCTGGAGAGGACCGGCGCGGTGTGGGCGGTCCGCTGGCCGAGACCGGAGCGGATCAACGCGAAGCTGGTGGGGCCGGAGCGGACCCAGGTGCGGGCGACGGAGCTCGAAGGGGTGACCGGCCGGCCGGCGGAGCCGGAACTGTGA
- a CDS encoding ribose-phosphate diphosphokinase, which yields MGSIVAENRKSLMLFSGRGFPELAKEIGEVLGVAPTPTDSYEFANGELFVRYKDSVRGSDAFVVQSVTHGVNTWVMETLIMVDALKRGSAKRITVVLPYYPYSRQDKKHRGREPISARLVADLLKTAGANRILTVDLHTAQIQGFFDGPVDHLFAMDVLAEYVEHKYAGRPMTVVAPDSGRVRVAERWTDRLGGCPLAFIHKTRDPLKPNQVVANRVVGEVEGRVCLIVDDMIDTGGTITKAADILKDSGAADVVVASTHALLSDPATERLKNSPISEVVVTNTLPLPPEKQLDKLTVLSIAPLLARAIREVFDDGSVTTLFGGLS from the coding sequence ATGGGCAGCATCGTCGCCGAAAACCGCAAGAGCCTGATGCTCTTCTCCGGACGGGGCTTTCCGGAGCTGGCCAAGGAGATCGGTGAGGTGCTCGGCGTCGCGCCGACGCCCACCGACTCGTACGAGTTCGCCAACGGTGAGCTCTTCGTACGGTACAAGGACTCGGTGCGCGGCTCGGACGCCTTCGTGGTGCAGTCCGTGACGCACGGGGTCAACACCTGGGTCATGGAGACCCTGATCATGGTCGACGCGCTGAAGCGCGGTTCGGCGAAGCGGATCACGGTGGTGCTGCCGTACTACCCGTACTCCCGCCAGGACAAGAAGCACCGGGGCCGGGAACCGATCTCGGCGCGGCTGGTGGCCGACCTGCTGAAGACCGCGGGCGCCAACCGGATCCTCACGGTCGACCTGCACACCGCGCAGATCCAGGGCTTCTTCGACGGGCCGGTGGACCACCTCTTCGCGATGGACGTCCTGGCCGAGTACGTGGAGCACAAGTACGCGGGCCGCCCGATGACCGTGGTGGCGCCGGACTCGGGCCGGGTACGGGTGGCGGAGCGGTGGACGGACCGGCTGGGTGGCTGCCCGTTGGCCTTCATCCACAAGACCCGTGATCCGCTGAAGCCGAACCAGGTGGTGGCGAACCGGGTGGTCGGCGAGGTGGAGGGCCGGGTCTGCCTGATCGTCGACGACATGATCGACACCGGTGGCACGATCACCAAGGCCGCCGACATCCTGAAGGACTCCGGCGCGGCGGATGTCGTGGTCGCGTCCACCCACGCGCTGCTGTCGGACCCGGCGACCGAGCGGCTGAAGAACAGCCCGATCAGCGAGGTCGTGGTGACCAACACCCTGCCGCTGCCGCCGGAGAAGCAGCTCGACAAGCTCACCGTACTGTCGATCGCGCCGCTGCTGGCCCGGGCGATCCGGGAGGTCTTCGACGACGGGTCGGTGACCACCCTCTTCGGTGGCCTGAGCTGA
- a CDS encoding 50S ribosomal protein L25/general stress protein Ctc, which yields MSEVKISAEPRTEFGKGGARRTRRAGKVPAVLYGHGEKPKHIALPAREFAAAIRKGGANQLFAIEVSDGTQVLALPKAIQRDPIKDTFEHVDLLLVRRGEKVTVEVPVELTGEAAKDTLIVHDHDTLSVTADATKVPDHLEASVEGAEAGVQVTAGDVALPAGVELAADPELPVATVTAAPTAEQLEATLPEVEEATEEAEEEVGEETAEAPEGAPAAEGEAAAEAKTEA from the coding sequence GTGTCCGAGGTAAAGATCAGCGCCGAGCCCCGTACCGAGTTCGGCAAGGGTGGTGCCCGTCGTACCCGCCGGGCCGGCAAGGTGCCCGCCGTGCTGTACGGCCACGGCGAGAAGCCGAAGCACATCGCGCTCCCGGCGCGTGAGTTCGCCGCCGCGATCCGCAAGGGCGGGGCGAACCAGCTCTTCGCGATCGAGGTCAGCGACGGCACCCAGGTGCTGGCGCTGCCGAAGGCGATCCAGCGTGACCCGATCAAGGACACCTTCGAGCACGTCGACCTGCTGCTGGTCCGCCGTGGCGAGAAGGTCACCGTCGAGGTTCCGGTCGAGCTGACCGGCGAGGCGGCGAAGGACACCCTGATCGTGCACGACCACGACACCCTCTCGGTGACCGCCGACGCCACCAAGGTGCCGGACCACCTGGAGGCCTCGGTCGAGGGCGCCGAGGCGGGCGTCCAGGTCACCGCCGGCGACGTCGCGCTGCCGGCCGGTGTCGAGCTGGCCGCCGACCCGGAGCTGCCGGTCGCCACGGTGACCGCCGCCCCGACCGCCGAGCAGCTCGAGGCGACCCTCCCCGAGGTCGAGGAGGCCACCGAGGAGGCCGAGGAGGAGGTCGGCGAGGAGACCGCCGAGGCTCCCGAGGGCGCGCCGGCCGCCGAGGGCGAGGCTGCGGCCGAGGCGAAGACCGAGGCCTGA